The following nucleotide sequence is from Armatimonadota bacterium.
AACTGCGACTTTTGTGGTAGCAGTAATTCAGTATTGCTGTACAAGGTCCCTGATAGATTTAGCCCGGGTGGAGCTGAATTTTCGCTAGTCAAGTGCAAGGAATGCGGTTTAGTATATGTGAACCCAAGACCAACAGCCGATGTGATAGGAAAGTACTATCCTGATGAATATTATGGTTTAGAAGTCCTTCATGAGGGTGGGCTTCAGCAGTCGCTGAAATACTTAGAAAGGAGACGCCTCAGCGATATAGAAAAATTTGTGCCTCGCGGCTGTATTCTTGATATGGGGTGCGGCGCTGGCCAATTTCTGGCAGAAGCAAAAGCAAAAGGTTGGACTACACTTGGAATTGAAATTTCCGCTTTAGCGGCGGAGCATGCCTGCAGGCAATATGGATTGGAAGTAATTCAAAAAGACCTCTTATCTGCCGATCTTCCAGGTGAGCATTTTGATGTGATAACAATGTGGGGTGTGCTTGAGCATCTTTATTCACCAACAAAAGCACTTAAGGAGATATATCGCATGCTAAAACCTGGAGGGCTTTTCGTAGCTCTAGTGCCAAACATAAATAGCACGCAAGCGCGAATCTTTGGTCCACGGTGGCAGCTACTTGATGTCCCGCGCCATCTTTATCACTTTTCGGAATCAACATTAAAGCGCATGGCACGAGAAGCTGGTTTTGCGCCGGCATGGACGCGATACTTTGCCAGGGAACAGGATGTTTCTCAATTTCTGCAAACTATGAAGGTAATATTGCAACCTGAAGGGAAGAAAAAGTGGACCCTGAGAAGGATCTTAATGGCGGTTGCAAGGCGTTCTGCATTAGTGATTGCAAAGCTAATGGCCCTGCGGCGAAGTAGCGCCACAATTGAGGCTTACTTTATAAAACCTAAACATATTAGCTAGCACAAAGTTTCGGACGTAAAGTTTGTAAAATTAAGCTCAGGTAAACTGTGAGTAACGACGCAAGAAGTGCAGTCAAGAACTCCTTTGCAAGTATAACGGCTCAGTTAGCTAATTTGCTGGTAGGCCTTGCCTCAAGCGTATATGTAGCGCGAATGCTTGGCAAGGAGCAGTTCGGCATATACAATTGGGCACTTGGGCTCTGCGGCCTTGTTGTTGCAGTTGCAAATGTTGGCGTTGACAATGTCATCTCGCGAGAAACAGCCAAAGAAAAGACAAGAGCTTCAGAGTACTTAATAAGCGGTTTCCTTATTAAAATATTTACTTCCACCATTGCCTACCTGGGCATTGTTTTGTATCTTAAGCTTAGGAATTATTCTGGACTTCAGCTTGCTGTTGGATACTTGCTGTGCACAACGGTAATCACGGAGAGTTTTAATGCAAGCTGTCGGGCGGTTCTTATTGGAATCGAGCGGCAAGATGCTTCGGCAGTTATTTCTGTTGTGACGAACCTCATAAGAGTTGGCTTAGTTATTCTTCTAGTCACCCTAAAATATGACATTCTAGCTGTAGCATGGGTAACAGTAGGAATTTTGATTCTTGCGCTCATACTGCATCTTTGGGTTATATCAAGGCTTGCAGGCGGCACGTGGAAGCCGAATCTTACCACTACTAGCTATTTATTGGCGACTGGTTCAACCTTTCTTATAACAAGCTTATTTGCTAGCTTGTTTGATAGGGCAGATTACGTAATATTAGAGTACTATAAAGATGTAGGAACCGTTGGAATATACGGCGCGGCCTGGCGAATGGTTGAAATTGTCACAATGATTGCATATAACGCCAGCATTGCGTTGTTTCCAATTTTATCTAGAAGGTTTCAAACCTCAAAAGAGGAACACGCCAAGGCGCTGGAAAAAGCCACAAAGTACATGACGGTTTTCGGGTTTCCGTTTACTATTGGCATTCTACTTTTGAGTAATCCTCTTATGGTAGGTCTTTATGGTGAAAAGTTCGCCGAATCAGGTACGGCACTTGCAATTCTCATGTGGAGCAGAGTTTTCGCGTTCCCGATTCTTCCAGGTCAGCAATCGGTAGCGGCTCGTAACGCTCAGCTTAAGTTATTCCCGCCTGTTGTAGTGCGAGCAATTTTAGCAGTTGGACTGGCTGTCTATCTAATCCCCAAATATGGTTATAAAGGTGCGGCTGTATCAAAGGTAGTTGCAGAAAATGTACATTACTTATTGTGCTATTTAATTGCTTTTAGCGGTCCTGAACGCTTCAACCCGATAAAGCTGTTTGGCAAGCCAGCACTTGCAACAGCTGTGATGGCTTTGGCAATCATTTTCCTGCGAAGGTTTGGAATATTCGTGGCTACCGGTGGCGCAATCGTAGTCTATATTGGTGCTATTCAGCTTTTTAGGGTTCTAGATAGCGAGGACATTAAAATACTGCGTAAAGTTGCTATGAGTTTTATCCGCCCTGGTTTAAGTATTAAAGGAGATTGAGAATGGAATTGTTAGCTTCTTCACAAAAGAATCGCTCACCTATGAAAGTTGCTTTGATAATGGGCGCACTATGCCATGCCAGAATTTCCCACTTATATGAGGGGTTTGATCCTCGTTATGAAATAATTGCAGTTGGTTCAAAGAAGTGTGATATAGGAGAAAGCGACATTAAGCAAGAGCACAGAAGGATATTGACGCTGAGAGATATCCTTCGCCATGTGCCAAAACTGCGGCACAGGATTCCATGGGAAACCCAGCAGTATTTTTTCGGCTTTGAAAAAGCAATGTCAGACATTGGGATTCTTTATCCTGCAGGATCAGCTATGAAGTTTGCATATCAGTGCATTCAAATGAAGCGTAAAACTGGAGTTAAAGTGGTAGTTTCCGACTTTGAAAACGTGCCGCTTAGGTTTTTTCACCACAGCGAAACACGCAGAGCAGAGCGGCTTGCAGTCCTGCATGAAGCAGATGCAATAGTTGCGGTTTTGCATCAAGTTAAGACTTGTCTTCTAATGGAAGGAATACCAGAAGAAAAGATTCATGTTATTTATCATGGTGTAAATACTGAGAAGTTTCATCCTGCTCCAAAGAGCAAAGATATGCTGGGAATACTCGGCTTGTCAGAAAGAGACATTGCGGTGCTTTTCATCGGCCATTTTGGTTGGCAAAAGGGAGCTTTAACCTATCTATATGCCGCCAAGCTTTTAGAAATGGATTCAGAAGTTCGCGATTTCCCTGTAAAGTTCATTGTAGTAGCTCGTGGAGGAAAGGACTTCACAAAGCGAGCTGAATACCTGGGAATTGCCGACAGAGTAGTGATTCACGAACGTATTCCTTTTGAAAAAATGCCTCAGTTATATCGATGTGCTGATATCGTGGTAGTCCCGAGTATTCCAATATTTCAAGCGTATGAACAAACATCAAACGTAACACATGAAGCCGCTGCATGTGGTAGGGCTCTAGTGCTTTCATACACAGGAGGCCTTCCAGAGTTAATGGGGGATGATGCATTGTACTTTGCTCCGGCAGACTATCAAGGGCTATACAAAAACCTAAAAGAACTCATACTTGACGAGAAAAAACGCGAAGAATATGGCAGACGTGCTAGATGTCGAGCAACCGAAGTGCTCGACAGCGCAATAATGCGTGAGAAGACAGCTAGGCTATTCGATCAAGTACTTGGTTAAATAAGGAAAACTATGTCGGGAAAGTCCTCAATTTACAAAAGATTGCTTCCGCCAAAGCCAGTATACAGCTTAGTTGGTGGAATGTGGTATGACACCTCACCTCTACCTAACACATCATCTACTTATTCGGCAAAGAGCTACTCTGGTGAAAATTATGCCTATTTTAGGATTTATAACACCGTCGAAAACTCTCGCACATATCGCTCGACTATTTATGCAAACCTTCCCATGGCAATCTTTCAATATGAAAAAGAAGCAATCGGTCTGG
It contains:
- a CDS encoding flippase, with product MSNDARSAVKNSFASITAQLANLLVGLASSVYVARMLGKEQFGIYNWALGLCGLVVAVANVGVDNVISRETAKEKTRASEYLISGFLIKIFTSTIAYLGIVLYLKLRNYSGLQLAVGYLLCTTVITESFNASCRAVLIGIERQDASAVISVVTNLIRVGLVILLVTLKYDILAVAWVTVGILILALILHLWVISRLAGGTWKPNLTTTSYLLATGSTFLITSLFASLFDRADYVILEYYKDVGTVGIYGAAWRMVEIVTMIAYNASIALFPILSRRFQTSKEEHAKALEKATKYMTVFGFPFTIGILLLSNPLMVGLYGEKFAESGTALAILMWSRVFAFPILPGQQSVAARNAQLKLFPPVVVRAILAVGLAVYLIPKYGYKGAAVSKVVAENVHYLLCYLIAFSGPERFNPIKLFGKPALATAVMALAIIFLRRFGIFVATGGAIVVYIGAIQLFRVLDSEDIKILRKVAMSFIRPGLSIKGD
- a CDS encoding class I SAM-dependent methyltransferase; its protein translation is MLYKVPDRFSPGGAEFSLVKCKECGLVYVNPRPTADVIGKYYPDEYYGLEVLHEGGLQQSLKYLERRRLSDIEKFVPRGCILDMGCGAGQFLAEAKAKGWTTLGIEISALAAEHACRQYGLEVIQKDLLSADLPGEHFDVITMWGVLEHLYSPTKALKEIYRMLKPGGLFVALVPNINSTQARIFGPRWQLLDVPRHLYHFSESTLKRMAREAGFAPAWTRYFAREQDVSQFLQTMKVILQPEGKKKWTLRRILMAVARRSALVIAKLMALRRSSATIEAYFIKPKHIS
- a CDS encoding glycosyltransferase family 4 protein: MELLASSQKNRSPMKVALIMGALCHARISHLYEGFDPRYEIIAVGSKKCDIGESDIKQEHRRILTLRDILRHVPKLRHRIPWETQQYFFGFEKAMSDIGILYPAGSAMKFAYQCIQMKRKTGVKVVVSDFENVPLRFFHHSETRRAERLAVLHEADAIVAVLHQVKTCLLMEGIPEEKIHVIYHGVNTEKFHPAPKSKDMLGILGLSERDIAVLFIGHFGWQKGALTYLYAAKLLEMDSEVRDFPVKFIVVARGGKDFTKRAEYLGIADRVVIHERIPFEKMPQLYRCADIVVVPSIPIFQAYEQTSNVTHEAAACGRALVLSYTGGLPELMGDDALYFAPADYQGLYKNLKELILDEKKREEYGRRARCRATEVLDSAIMREKTARLFDQVLG